Genomic DNA from Bacteroides zhangwenhongii:
CTAAAGAATGGCAGATAACAGTACCATATTAGAGAAACTGGACGGTCTTGTAGCCCGTTTTGAAGAAATATCAACCCTCATCACCGACCCGGCAGTCATTGCCGACCAGAAACGTTATGTCAAACTGACAAAGGAATACAAGGAACTGGATGACTTGATGAAAGCCCGCAAGGAATATATTCAATTGCTGGGCAACATCGAAGAAGCTAAAAATATCCTTGCCACCGAGTCGGATGCAGATATACGCGAAATGGCCAAAGAGGAAATGGACCTTAGCCAGGAACGCCTTCCGGTATTGGAGGAAGAAATCAAGTTAATGCTTGTTCCTGCCGACCCGCAAGACAGCAAGAATGCCATTCTTGAAATTCGTGGTGGAGCAGGAGGCGATGAAGCGGCAATCTTTGCCGGTGACCTTTTCCGCATGTATGCCAAATACTGCGAAGTAAAAGGATGGAAACTGGAAGTCTCCAACGCCAACGAAGGAACTGCCGGCGGATACAAGGAAATAGTTTGCAGTGTCACGGGAGACAATGTTTACGGTACATTGAAGTATGAATCGGGTGTACACCGTGTACAGCGTGTTCCCGCCACAGAGACTCAGGGACGTGTACATACTTCGGCTGCTTCGGTAGCCGTACTTCCTGAAGCGGAAGAGTTCGATGTGGTCATCAACGAAGGAGAGATCAAATGGGATACTTTCCGAAGTGGCGGCGCGGGTGGACAGAATGTTAATAAGGTAGAATCCGGAGTGCGTCTGCGCTATATCTGGAAGAACCCTAATACCGGTGTTGCCGAAGAAATCCTGATCGAATGTACCGAGACACGCGACCAACCCAAAAATAAAGAGCGCGCATTGGCCCGCCTCCGTACTTTCATCTACGACAAGGAGCATCAGAAATATATCGACGACATTGCTTCCAAACGTAAAACGATGGTTTCAACGGGAGACCGCTCTGCGAAAATCCGTACATACAACTATCCGCAAGGACGTATCACCGACCACCGCATTAATTACACGATTTATAATCTTGCGGCTTTCATGGACGGGGATATACAAGACTGTATCGACCACCTGATCGTAGCTGAAAATGCGGAACGGTTGAAGGAAAGCGAACTTTAGATAAGTTGAAAGTTGAGAGTTGAGAGTGATTCTAAAATAGTAATATATAAATAATAAAATGGATA
This window encodes:
- the prfA gene encoding peptide chain release factor 1 encodes the protein MADNSTILEKLDGLVARFEEISTLITDPAVIADQKRYVKLTKEYKELDDLMKARKEYIQLLGNIEEAKNILATESDADIREMAKEEMDLSQERLPVLEEEIKLMLVPADPQDSKNAILEIRGGAGGDEAAIFAGDLFRMYAKYCEVKGWKLEVSNANEGTAGGYKEIVCSVTGDNVYGTLKYESGVHRVQRVPATETQGRVHTSAASVAVLPEAEEFDVVINEGEIKWDTFRSGGAGGQNVNKVESGVRLRYIWKNPNTGVAEEILIECTETRDQPKNKERALARLRTFIYDKEHQKYIDDIASKRKTMVSTGDRSAKIRTYNYPQGRITDHRINYTIYNLAAFMDGDIQDCIDHLIVAENAERLKESEL